The following coding sequences lie in one Streptomyces sp. Edi2 genomic window:
- a CDS encoding GntR family transcriptional regulator: protein MTDAPASPRPKHTRIADKIRAAIDAGDLQPGQRLPSEDELAAEHRVSHVTAARAVALLKVQGYLEGRRGSGVYVQKQLALTHQGLPYTGGDHWGDGNTIWQTTDGQSLDVDCVAAEEVTPPDEVARALRLGESDTVLRHAARFSLGRRPVKYVRTFLPHGLVDAKRTDLHHIVPGDIAVTLKALGQQPSRIYVEGRSQMPSSEDVDLLSIPADRFVLRLYRIAYDAARNPIGVEETTMDAAAYVLAYDYPA, encoded by the coding sequence ATGACAGACGCGCCGGCTTCCCCGCGGCCCAAGCACACGCGCATCGCTGACAAAATCCGCGCGGCGATCGACGCAGGGGACCTTCAACCCGGTCAGCGTCTTCCGAGCGAAGACGAGCTGGCCGCCGAGCATCGGGTCAGCCACGTCACGGCTGCCCGCGCCGTTGCACTGCTCAAAGTGCAGGGCTATCTCGAAGGACGCCGGGGATCCGGCGTCTACGTACAAAAGCAGCTCGCCCTCACACATCAGGGCCTCCCGTACACCGGGGGTGATCACTGGGGAGACGGCAACACCATTTGGCAGACAACTGACGGGCAGTCGCTCGACGTTGACTGCGTGGCGGCTGAGGAGGTGACGCCGCCAGATGAGGTAGCTCGAGCTCTGAGACTTGGCGAGAGCGACACAGTCCTGCGTCATGCTGCTCGCTTCTCGTTGGGCAGGAGGCCGGTCAAATACGTCCGCACCTTCCTGCCGCACGGGCTGGTCGACGCAAAGCGGACAGACCTCCACCACATCGTCCCTGGTGACATCGCCGTCACGCTGAAGGCCCTGGGCCAGCAGCCCTCGCGCATTTACGTCGAAGGCCGCAGTCAGATGCCGAGCAGCGAGGACGTGGACCTCCTGTCCATCCCGGCCGACCGATTCGTGCTCAGGTTGTACCGAATCGCATACGACGCCGCACGAAACCCGATCGGCGTCGAAGAGACGACGATGGATGCCGCCGCGTACGTGCTTGCATACGACTACCCGGCCTGA
- a CDS encoding WhiB family transcriptional regulator, whose translation MDWRFRAVCKEKDPELFFPIGNTGPALLQIEEAKAVCRTCPVMERCLQWALEYGQDSGVWGGLSEDERRAMKRRAARNRARNASA comes from the coding sequence ATGGATTGGCGCTTCCGCGCGGTCTGTAAGGAAAAGGACCCAGAGCTCTTCTTCCCGATCGGCAATACCGGACCCGCGCTCCTCCAGATCGAGGAAGCCAAGGCCGTCTGCCGCACTTGCCCCGTCATGGAGCGGTGTCTGCAGTGGGCACTCGAGTACGGCCAGGACTCCGGCGTCTGGGGCGGCCTGAGCGAAGACGAACGCCGCGCCATGAAACGGCGCGCCGCCCGCAATCGGGCGCGCAACGCCAGCGCCTGA
- a CDS encoding helix-turn-helix transcriptional regulator: MSELPYRNGSDPSARPLARHVTWHWATPQAQAVLATRDLAAILRFHRRVHGQSQAEAAAILGYDKTYISALELQKRTITDVGSLRNVADRLALPPHVLGVTDPADTDHRAMLQFGQSTVRLAEIARQSGHASEAVTELWPLVARLEARAADGHTERDVLRLLAHARLSLGTALGNVLPEEHLSTAARWTAKSLDLVSHLAEAALTSTALRMHGNELRKAGLHGAAVDRLLRASTLTPNQAGRAAVLPLLARAAGALGNAELFDRTLREAQHLLQDAEHTSLFNPVALYEIRMRGLVATGRPRTAIREVECGAPTATTTVAPQWRVIELITVGRVRMLAGDARAAADLFDAATREATVQRLPHQLQRIIRASKDTLPETSDAALLALGQIRTEMAA, translated from the coding sequence GTGTCCGAACTCCCCTACCGAAACGGCTCTGACCCCTCTGCACGCCCTTTGGCTCGTCACGTCACCTGGCACTGGGCGACCCCACAGGCCCAAGCGGTACTCGCCACACGCGACCTGGCCGCCATTCTGCGCTTCCACCGCCGCGTCCACGGCCAGAGCCAGGCCGAGGCCGCCGCCATACTGGGCTACGACAAGACCTACATCTCCGCCCTGGAACTCCAGAAGCGCACGATCACCGACGTTGGCTCGCTCCGAAACGTCGCAGACCGGCTCGCCCTTCCCCCGCACGTCCTGGGCGTCACTGACCCGGCCGACACTGACCACCGCGCCATGCTTCAGTTCGGCCAGTCCACAGTGCGCCTCGCCGAGATAGCCCGCCAGTCCGGCCACGCCTCCGAAGCTGTCACCGAGCTGTGGCCACTCGTCGCCCGTCTGGAAGCCCGCGCTGCTGACGGGCACACCGAACGCGATGTACTGCGTCTGCTCGCTCACGCCCGGCTGAGCCTGGGCACCGCCCTGGGCAACGTCTTGCCCGAAGAGCACCTGAGCACAGCAGCGCGTTGGACCGCCAAGAGTCTGGACCTCGTGTCCCACCTCGCCGAGGCAGCCCTCACATCCACGGCACTGCGCATGCACGGCAACGAGCTGCGGAAGGCCGGCCTCCACGGCGCCGCCGTCGACCGCCTGCTTCGGGCCTCCACACTCACGCCGAACCAGGCTGGCCGCGCAGCCGTCCTGCCACTGCTCGCACGAGCCGCCGGAGCCCTCGGCAACGCCGAGTTGTTCGACCGCACGCTGCGAGAAGCACAGCACCTGCTCCAAGACGCTGAACACACAAGCCTTTTCAACCCCGTGGCACTGTACGAAATCCGGATGCGTGGCCTCGTCGCCACAGGCCGTCCTCGTACAGCCATACGAGAGGTCGAATGTGGTGCGCCCACCGCGACTACGACGGTCGCACCACAATGGCGCGTCATCGAGCTCATCACAGTGGGACGCGTCCGGATGCTCGCCGGCGATGCCAGGGCCGCTGCAGATCTGTTCGACGCCGCAACCCGAGAGGCCACCGTCCAGCGCCTGCCGCACCAATTGCAACGCATCATCAGGGCGAGCAAAGACACCTTGCCGGAGACCTCGGACGCGGCTCTGCTCGCCTTGGGACAGATCCGCACCGAGATGGCAGCCTGA
- a CDS encoding aminoglycoside phosphotransferase family protein, translating to MTEPTPLHGGFSPSELSSLLDRACAVANLNSRGARLLRGHTNAVLLLDDAPVVVKVARRGSCLQSAQRTVAFVQWLEDQGFPTAPLHPVPRQPIEIEGHAVTFWTYLPQAGPEITAADLASPLSQLHQLPPPPMPLRNLDNLTAIRRSLGATQALPASDLDFLSRRADDLECALASVTYALPGAVLQGDPQHRNALRDRQRTVLCDWDTAAIGQPEWDLVTVEIHCRRFGHGQGHYNAFCDAYGFDVTEWPGYPVLRAIRELRMITTNARKADHAPGTLTEVRRRIKALRVEEDTLLWSIL from the coding sequence ATGACGGAACCGACACCGCTGCACGGCGGCTTTTCACCGAGCGAGCTCAGCAGCCTTCTGGACCGCGCCTGCGCAGTCGCTAACCTCAACAGCCGTGGAGCCCGACTCCTGCGCGGACACACCAACGCCGTCCTACTCCTCGACGACGCACCTGTCGTCGTCAAAGTCGCCCGGCGCGGGTCGTGCCTGCAGTCCGCCCAACGGACTGTTGCCTTCGTCCAGTGGCTCGAGGACCAAGGCTTCCCCACCGCGCCCCTCCACCCCGTACCTAGACAGCCCATAGAAATCGAAGGCCACGCCGTCACCTTCTGGACTTACCTCCCGCAGGCGGGGCCAGAGATCACCGCGGCTGACCTAGCATCCCCCCTGTCTCAACTCCATCAGCTGCCGCCACCGCCCATGCCGCTCCGCAACCTGGATAACCTCACGGCTATCCGCCGTTCACTGGGCGCAACCCAGGCCCTGCCTGCCTCAGATCTCGACTTCCTCAGCCGCCGCGCCGACGATCTGGAATGCGCTCTTGCCTCCGTCACCTACGCCTTGCCCGGTGCGGTCCTCCAAGGCGACCCGCAGCACCGCAACGCCCTCCGTGACAGGCAGAGAACCGTACTGTGCGATTGGGATACTGCTGCCATCGGACAACCAGAGTGGGACCTCGTCACCGTGGAGATCCATTGCCGGCGGTTCGGCCATGGCCAGGGGCACTACAACGCCTTCTGCGATGCCTACGGATTCGACGTGACCGAGTGGCCGGGGTACCCAGTACTACGAGCTATCCGCGAGCTCCGCATGATCACCACGAACGCGCGCAAAGCCGATCATGCTCCTGGGACGCTCACTGAGGTCCGGCGCCGCATCAAAGCACTCCGTGTCGAAGAGGACACCCTGCTCTGGAGCATCCTGTGA
- a CDS encoding NUDIX hydrolase, which translates to MPERKRVTSHERETTVPALSSEEQASKWNVFGEETIYENPWVTVALADVQPPVGERFQHHKVYLPPAAVLAMLDDQDRVFLMWRHRFISDTWNWELPGGVVDAGEDPGAAAAREAMEETGYRLTGDLEHVVTFQPMIGTVASAHHVYVARGVEKAGEPTEKNEAARTEWIPLDHIPVMIAQGLIQNSGTLVAVLHLLATRDRA; encoded by the coding sequence GTGCCAGAGCGAAAGCGCGTCACAAGCCACGAGCGCGAGACCACCGTGCCAGCTCTCAGCAGCGAAGAGCAGGCGTCGAAGTGGAACGTCTTCGGCGAGGAGACGATCTACGAGAACCCCTGGGTCACCGTCGCGCTGGCCGACGTCCAGCCACCAGTCGGCGAGAGGTTCCAGCACCACAAGGTCTATCTGCCGCCAGCCGCGGTGCTCGCCATGCTCGATGACCAGGACCGCGTGTTCCTCATGTGGCGCCATCGGTTTATCTCGGACACCTGGAACTGGGAGTTGCCCGGCGGGGTCGTCGATGCCGGCGAAGACCCTGGTGCCGCTGCGGCCCGTGAGGCCATGGAGGAGACCGGATACCGGCTCACCGGCGACCTCGAGCACGTCGTCACATTCCAGCCGATGATCGGTACGGTCGCCTCAGCTCATCACGTCTACGTGGCTCGCGGAGTCGAGAAGGCCGGCGAGCCTACCGAGAAGAACGAGGCCGCGCGCACCGAGTGGATCCCGCTCGACCACATTCCCGTGATGATTGCGCAGGGGCTGATTCAGAACAGCGGCACGCTGGTCGCCGTCCTTCACCTGCTCGCGACACGCGACCGCGCCTAG
- a CDS encoding XRE family transcriptional regulator produces the protein MATSESDAASTDVGRRTDFQETVRGGLTAAVLLPHTYPEPTNSLGQLLEDTRRNVDRALAQATVTPSQLDLLEERLLWLRQQYIFTAPVPMLSLLLTEMAEVTTLATQRQPAVLQIRLSEMTALLSTLVADALMKLGELQQSHAWYATARTAADDSGNLELRARVRAQAAMLPYYYGPLGSAVELARDARLLSRHRPTPTSAFAAAAEARALARQGDEAGAVAAMQFARRDFDRSEPSSSDDAFAFPERRLLLYLSGALTFLGRNRDARAVQQQALSLYPDDSGIDPALLRLEEAICLAQDHSPTEACQLAAATYLNLPEEHRTPILGARARNVIDVLPPAIRAARAARELGEILQLPSAPR, from the coding sequence TTGGCCACTTCGGAGTCTGATGCCGCGTCCACGGACGTGGGGCGACGCACTGACTTCCAGGAAACTGTACGCGGCGGTCTGACCGCTGCCGTATTGCTACCGCACACTTACCCCGAGCCAACGAATTCTCTGGGCCAATTGCTAGAGGACACACGGCGTAACGTCGACCGGGCCCTCGCTCAGGCCACGGTCACCCCCTCTCAGCTTGACCTTCTGGAGGAACGGTTGTTATGGCTGCGGCAGCAGTACATCTTCACCGCACCCGTGCCCATGCTGAGCCTCCTTCTCACCGAGATGGCCGAGGTCACAACGCTAGCCACGCAGCGCCAGCCTGCGGTTTTGCAGATCAGGTTGTCCGAGATGACGGCGCTGCTGTCCACGCTGGTAGCCGACGCGTTGATGAAGCTCGGCGAGCTGCAGCAATCTCATGCCTGGTACGCCACCGCGCGGACCGCAGCCGACGATAGCGGGAACCTCGAACTGCGAGCCCGGGTGCGCGCTCAGGCCGCGATGCTCCCCTACTACTACGGCCCTTTGGGATCGGCAGTCGAACTGGCCCGCGATGCCCGTCTGCTCTCCCGGCACCGGCCAACACCCACCAGTGCGTTCGCGGCAGCCGCCGAGGCTCGTGCCTTGGCCCGACAAGGGGATGAGGCCGGTGCCGTGGCGGCTATGCAGTTCGCTCGACGGGACTTTGACCGCTCCGAGCCCAGTTCAAGCGATGACGCCTTTGCCTTCCCGGAACGGCGTCTGCTGCTATACCTGAGCGGCGCACTTACCTTCCTGGGGCGCAACCGGGATGCCCGGGCGGTGCAACAGCAGGCACTCTCCCTCTACCCCGACGACAGTGGCATCGACCCGGCCCTGCTCCGTCTGGAAGAGGCGATCTGCCTCGCTCAGGACCACAGCCCGACCGAGGCATGCCAACTCGCCGCCGCTACCTACCTCAACCTGCCCGAGGAACACCGCACCCCGATTCTCGGCGCACGAGCACGCAACGTCATCGATGTCCTTCCCCCTGCCATAAGGGCCGCCCGGGCGGCTCGGGAACTCGGGGAGATCCTTCAGCTGCCATCAGCACCGAGGTGA
- a CDS encoding NUDIX domain-containing protein — protein MPYVPPLWPVSVKGVAFDQAERVLLLRNEREEWELPGGRLEIGQPDEPTQVDVSPEEALEREVSEETGWQVTAGPLLEGGTWIYEPLPGRRVLIVTYGCIVLSPGLKPVVSHEHKEIGLFSADEVAHLTMPERYKTSIATWQAHTCR, from the coding sequence ATGCCGTACGTGCCGCCGCTGTGGCCGGTCTCCGTGAAGGGCGTCGCCTTCGATCAGGCAGAGCGCGTCCTGCTCCTGCGCAATGAGCGGGAGGAATGGGAACTGCCCGGCGGGCGACTGGAGATCGGGCAACCGGACGAGCCGACACAAGTTGATGTCAGCCCAGAGGAAGCCTTGGAGCGAGAGGTATCGGAGGAGACCGGCTGGCAGGTCACGGCGGGGCCCCTTCTTGAAGGCGGCACCTGGATCTACGAGCCCTTGCCTGGGCGCCGCGTCCTGATCGTCACGTACGGCTGCATTGTGCTCAGTCCCGGCCTCAAGCCCGTGGTCAGCCACGAGCACAAAGAGATCGGTCTCTTCTCCGCTGACGAGGTAGCACACCTGACCATGCCGGAGCGCTACAAGACGTCCATCGCCACCTGGCAAGCCCACACCTGCAGGTGA